DNA sequence from the Acidobacteriota bacterium genome:
AACCAGGCCAGCGTGCAGGCCGAGTTCTACGACGACCGCGTCGGCGGACACCGCTTCGCCCTGCAGATTGTCACCGACGTGCCGCACTTCGGCGGGGCATCCGGCTCCACGCTGGACGAGGCGAAAAGCTGGGGCAAGCTCGCGACCGACGCCGAGCAGGTCACGGTCCACGCCGACGCGACAATCGCCACGCCGCTGCTCGTGACGGCGCTGGCCACGACGTCGGCCGGCCGCGCGAGCGCGCGGCGGCGACCCGAGTTCGACCCGGCAGGCCGCGTCTTGAGGGTCGATGGCCGGCCCCTGCCGGACGGCCGCTACGAGGCACGTGAATGAAGCTACCCGTCCGCTACGACTACGGCGACCCGTCGATCTTCGGCGGCGCCACCGCCAATCCCCCGGAGTTCGACACCGCCCGCGTCGTGATTCTGCCGATCCCGTTCGAGCGCACGACCTCCTACGTGCCCGGCACCCGCAGCGGGCCGCGCGAGATCATCCAGGCTTCCTCTCACATGGAACTGTGGGATGAAGAACTGCAGATGGACGTCCACGAGGTCGGCATCTACACGCTCCCGGAGATGGAACTGCCCTTCGGCGAGATGGCGGAAGTGATGGCGGAAATCGAGCGCGTCGCGTCCGAGATCTTCGCGAAAGACAAGTTCCTCGCGGCGCTCGGCGGCGAGCATTCGATCACGCCGCCGCTGGTGGCCGCAGCGGCGAAGCGGCACCGCGGCCTCCACGTGCTGCAACTGGACGCGCACGCCGACCTCCGGGACAGCTACATGGGGACGAAACATAACCACGCGTGCGCGATTCGCCGCACCCTGGAACACGCCCCGGTGACGCAGGTCGGGATCCGCAGCCTTTCGGTGGAGGAGGCTGAGGCGATCCCCGGCTTGAAGACCACCATCTTCTACGATCACGACATGCGCCGCGATCCCGCGTGGATGGACCGCATCGTCGCATCGCTCGGAGATCCGGTTTACATCACGGTGGACGTGGACGCGTTCGATCCGGCAATCATGCCCAGTACCGGCACTCCCGAACCCGGCGGCCTGTCGTGGTACGAGGCCACGGCCCTGCTTCGCAGGGTCTTCGCCGCCCGCACCGTCGTCGGGTGCGACCTGGTCGAGTTGTGCCCCATGCCCCCCTTGGTCGCCCCCAACTTCCTCTGTGCCAAGCTCGTGTACAAAATGCTCGGCTATCGGTCAGCCCGGAGATAGCTATACACCTGAGCCTGTATACGCGGTATACTATGCCGCGTGGTGACCGCCACCGTTGACCGTCATCCGCTGATGGCGCAGGCGTTCGCGGCGCTCGAACGGGGTCAGGGGGCCCAGGCTGCCGAGCTGCTGTCCCGGGCCAGCCGCGACCCCCGCCTGCCCAGGGCCGAGACGACCGCCCTGCGCTGCGGGCTGGCCGAAGCCTGGCTCCTCCAGGACGACCTGCCCCGGGCGGCCGACGCCCTCGGCAAGCAGCCGGACGAGATCCGGGAGCGGCTGGATCCCACGCTGCTCTCCAATCTCTGGCGGCTTCACGCC
Encoded proteins:
- the speB gene encoding agmatinase codes for the protein MKLPVRYDYGDPSIFGGATANPPEFDTARVVILPIPFERTTSYVPGTRSGPREIIQASSHMELWDEELQMDVHEVGIYTLPEMELPFGEMAEVMAEIERVASEIFAKDKFLAALGGEHSITPPLVAAAAKRHRGLHVLQLDAHADLRDSYMGTKHNHACAIRRTLEHAPVTQVGIRSLSVEEAEAIPGLKTTIFYDHDMRRDPAWMDRIVASLGDPVYITVDVDAFDPAIMPSTGTPEPGGLSWYEATALLRRVFAARTVVGCDLVELCPMPPLVAPNFLCAKLVYKMLGYRSARR